From a single Sediminibacterium sp. KACHI17 genomic region:
- the glmM gene encoding phosphoglucosamine mutase, with protein sequence MALIKSISGIRGTIGGKPGDTLSPLDVVRFTAAYGTWLAKRAGNNQKVVIGRDGRISGEMVQRLVISTLNALGLDVVDLGLSTTPTVEMAVVFEKAAGGIILTASHNPKEWNALKLLNEKGEFISGEDGAALLEIAAKDDFTFASVDKLGTYTVNDTALQQHIDAVLAYPLVDIAAIKKAKFKIVLDAINSTGAIAVPALLRALGVKDITVLNGEVNGKFAHNPEPLPEHLRELCNEVNKQKADIGIAVDPDVDRLCFVCEDGSLFGEEYTLVAVADYVLKNRKGNTVSNMSSTRALKDVTIKHGGTYTPSAVGEVNVVNKMKAVNAVIGGEGNGGIIVPDLHYGRDALIGIALFLSHMALEKKSAKQLRNSYPDYFMSKNKIELTAGFDIKKIFEHIKKKYKQHPINTEDGLKIEFENDWVHLRTSNTEPIIRIYAESNSETVAANIANKLIKDIQEVM encoded by the coding sequence ATGGCACTTATCAAGAGCATTTCAGGCATCAGAGGAACGATCGGGGGTAAACCGGGTGATACATTAAGTCCTTTGGATGTGGTTCGCTTTACTGCAGCGTATGGAACCTGGCTTGCTAAAAGAGCAGGCAATAATCAAAAGGTGGTGATTGGTCGTGATGGACGTATCAGTGGTGAAATGGTACAGCGCTTGGTAATTAGCACTTTGAATGCACTTGGATTGGATGTCGTAGATCTTGGGCTCAGCACCACCCCTACTGTAGAAATGGCGGTTGTTTTTGAAAAAGCAGCCGGTGGTATTATACTTACTGCCAGTCATAATCCTAAAGAATGGAATGCCCTGAAATTATTGAATGAGAAAGGAGAATTCATTAGCGGAGAAGATGGTGCTGCTTTATTAGAAATTGCTGCTAAAGATGATTTCACCTTCGCCTCCGTTGACAAACTAGGAACGTATACTGTAAATGATACGGCGCTTCAACAACATATTGATGCTGTATTAGCATATCCTTTGGTGGATATTGCTGCCATCAAAAAAGCTAAGTTTAAAATCGTATTAGATGCGATCAACAGTACAGGCGCGATTGCTGTGCCTGCTTTATTGAGAGCTTTAGGTGTTAAGGACATTACGGTTCTTAACGGTGAAGTGAATGGTAAATTCGCACACAACCCTGAACCATTACCAGAACACTTACGTGAATTATGCAATGAGGTCAATAAGCAAAAAGCTGACATTGGAATAGCCGTAGACCCAGATGTAGATCGCTTATGTTTTGTATGTGAAGATGGATCATTATTTGGAGAAGAATACACACTGGTTGCTGTTGCTGATTATGTATTAAAAAACAGAAAAGGAAATACCGTCAGCAACATGTCTTCAACCCGTGCTTTGAAAGATGTTACGATCAAACATGGCGGCACCTATACGCCTAGTGCTGTAGGAGAAGTAAATGTTGTGAATAAAATGAAAGCCGTTAATGCTGTGATCGGCGGTGAAGGAAATGGCGGTATCATTGTTCCGGATTTGCACTATGGTCGTGATGCCCTGATCGGTATCGCATTGTTCTTATCACACATGGCATTGGAAAAGAAATCAGCGAAGCAGTTGAGAAATAGCTATCCTGATTATTTCATGAGCAAAAATAAAATCGAGCTCACTGCCGGGTTTGATATCAAGAAAATATTTGAGCACATCAAAAAGAAGTACAAACAACATCCTATCAATACTGAAGATGGCTTAAAGATAGAATTTGAGAACGATTGGGTACATCTCCGTACCAGCAATACAGAGCCGATCATTCGTATTTACGCTGAAAGCAATTCCGAAACTGTTGCGGCTAATATTGCCAATAAACTGATCAAAGATATTCAGGAGGTAATGTGA
- a CDS encoding UpxY family transcription antiterminator: MEPEKKWYALYTKPRWEKKIDSLLVRKGIESWCPLQKIERQWSDRKKIIEDPLFKSYVFVHIDPSERTKVLMTEGVLNFVYYLGKPAVIKDEEVMTIKKYLAEKDASLAILSEEGYQAEMKIMVNHGVFMGNEGTVIRGGKKKVYVKLESLGQVMVVEFPAEYLSPL; encoded by the coding sequence GAACCCGAGAAAAAATGGTACGCCTTATATACAAAGCCCAGATGGGAGAAAAAAATCGATAGTTTATTAGTGCGCAAAGGAATTGAGAGCTGGTGCCCCCTTCAGAAAATTGAGCGACAGTGGAGTGATCGAAAAAAGATCATTGAAGATCCTCTTTTTAAATCCTACGTTTTTGTGCATATTGATCCTTCAGAACGCACCAAAGTCTTAATGACAGAAGGGGTTTTAAATTTTGTTTATTATCTCGGTAAGCCGGCGGTTATCAAGGATGAAGAAGTGATGACCATCAAAAAATACCTCGCAGAAAAAGATGCAAGTCTTGCTATCTTAAGTGAAGAGGGTTATCAGGCAGAAATGAAGATCATGGTGAACCACGGGGTATTCATGGGTAATGAAGGTACTGTGATCAGAGGTGGTAAGAAGAAAGTCTATGTTAAACTCGAGAGTTTAGGACAAGTGATGGTGGTTGAGTTTCCTGCTGAATATTTATCACCATTGTGA
- a CDS encoding cysteine desulfurase family protein, with protein sequence MERIYLDNAATTPLDPIVLEAMMPYLTNQFGNPSSIYSYGRESRLAIENARKTVAKILNAHPAEIFFTSGGTESSNTAITAAVRDLGCKHIISSVIEHHATTHTVEFLYHTGEAALSYVKLLPNGHIDLEDLERLLAESEEKCLVTLMHANNEIGNIMDIHAVGELCKLYGAIFHSDTVQTVGHFPFDLRNTPVHFITGASHKFHGPKGVGLLYINENVKIKPFVHGGSQERNMRAGTENLYGIVGFAKALELATVNYEQDSAYIKGLKVYMMEQLKKYIKGVAFNGDTLGRSLYTVLSVSFPKTEKSEMILFNLDINNICASGGSACTSGADQGSHVIRAINNNPNQVTVRFSFSKHNTKEEIDRVVDQLKAMI encoded by the coding sequence ATGGAAAGGATATATCTCGATAATGCGGCCACAACTCCGCTTGACCCCATTGTTCTGGAGGCAATGATGCCTTATCTGACCAACCAGTTTGGTAATCCATCTTCTATTTATAGTTATGGAAGGGAAAGCAGGTTAGCGATTGAGAATGCACGCAAAACAGTAGCCAAAATACTGAATGCACATCCGGCAGAAATATTCTTTACCAGTGGCGGAACCGAGAGTAGTAATACCGCTATTACAGCAGCCGTTCGTGATCTGGGATGTAAGCACATCATTTCATCCGTGATCGAGCACCACGCAACCACTCACACTGTTGAATTCCTATACCATACCGGGGAAGCTGCATTGAGTTATGTGAAATTGCTTCCTAACGGACATATCGATCTTGAAGATCTTGAACGTTTATTAGCGGAGAGTGAAGAGAAGTGCCTGGTTACACTCATGCATGCCAATAATGAAATTGGCAATATTATGGACATCCATGCCGTAGGAGAACTTTGTAAACTATACGGAGCTATATTCCATAGTGATACGGTACAAACTGTCGGACATTTCCCTTTTGATCTTCGTAATACACCTGTTCATTTTATAACCGGTGCCAGTCATAAATTTCATGGTCCAAAAGGGGTTGGATTATTATACATCAACGAGAATGTAAAGATCAAACCTTTTGTACATGGAGGTAGCCAGGAAAGAAATATGCGGGCAGGGACAGAAAACCTATACGGTATTGTAGGCTTTGCAAAAGCATTGGAATTGGCAACAGTAAATTATGAGCAAGACAGTGCTTATATCAAAGGACTGAAAGTATACATGATGGAGCAATTGAAAAAGTATATCAAAGGAGTTGCTTTCAATGGCGATACATTAGGACGATCCTTGTATACAGTGCTGAGTGTTAGTTTCCCTAAAACGGAAAAAAGTGAGATGATTCTTTTCAATCTGGACATCAATAATATTTGCGCCAGTGGTGGCAGTGCTTGTACCAGTGGAGCCGATCAGGGTTCGCATGTGATCAGAGCAATCAATAATAACCCCAATCAGGTAACGGTACGTTTCTCCTTCTCCAAACACAATACCAAAGAAGAAATTGACCGTGTCGTAGATCAGCTCAAAGCAATGATCTAA
- a CDS encoding VWA domain-containing protein — translation MLGHRFIHFDPNENGQTKFEQLLNLFMQLLTYTNGDASEALQWLNELDKQYKLTDNEYGMGDFIEDLKQNGYLSEDPASGSFSITAKSEQTIRKKSLEEIFGKLKKSRQGNHQTFKPGQGDEINPDTRPFQFGDMLEQIDFTESIRNAQINRGVESFSMQEEDLQIRESDFKTQTSTVLMIDISHSMILYGEDRITPAKKVAMALSELITTKYPKDTLDIVVFGNDAWSIEIKDLPYLQVGPYHTNTVAGLELAMDLLRRRKNPNKQIFMITDGKPTCLKIGGKYYKNSFGLDRKVVNRCINLAAQCKKLKIPITTFMIASDPYLQSFVQEFTEMNNGKAFFASLDKLGAFIFKDFESGKRRTVY, via the coding sequence ATGTTAGGACACCGATTCATACATTTCGATCCCAATGAGAATGGGCAAACCAAGTTTGAACAGTTGTTGAATCTTTTCATGCAATTGCTCACCTATACCAATGGGGATGCTTCAGAAGCCCTGCAATGGCTTAATGAACTCGATAAGCAATATAAACTTACCGATAACGAATACGGCATGGGGGATTTCATCGAAGATCTGAAACAGAATGGATATCTATCAGAGGATCCGGCCAGTGGCAGTTTTTCTATCACTGCTAAATCTGAGCAAACCATTCGTAAGAAAAGTCTGGAAGAGATCTTTGGTAAACTGAAAAAGAGCCGACAAGGGAATCATCAAACCTTTAAGCCGGGCCAGGGAGACGAGATCAATCCGGATACACGTCCTTTTCAGTTTGGGGATATGCTTGAGCAAATAGATTTTACGGAAAGCATACGCAATGCACAGATCAATAGGGGAGTTGAAAGTTTCTCCATGCAGGAAGAAGATCTGCAGATCAGAGAGAGTGATTTTAAAACACAGACATCAACCGTTCTCATGATCGATATTTCTCATTCCATGATCTTATACGGAGAAGATCGCATCACGCCTGCTAAAAAAGTAGCAATGGCATTGAGTGAGCTGATCACAACAAAGTATCCAAAAGACACATTGGATATTGTTGTATTTGGAAATGATGCATGGAGTATCGAGATCAAGGATCTGCCTTATTTACAAGTTGGTCCGTATCATACCAATACTGTTGCCGGTTTAGAGTTGGCAATGGATCTTTTACGCAGACGTAAGAATCCGAACAAACAAATATTCATGATCACAGACGGGAAACCTACCTGTTTAAAGATCGGAGGGAAATATTACAAGAATAGTTTTGGGTTAGACAGAAAAGTAGTGAACAGATGTATCAATCTAGCAGCACAATGTAAAAAGCTAAAGATCCCGATCACAACATTTATGATCGCTTCGGATCCTTATCTGCAAAGTTTTGTACAAGAATTCACTGAAATGAATAATGGGAAAGCATTTTTTGCAAGCCTGGATAAATTAGGGGCATTTATTTTTAAAGATTTTGAAAGTGGCAAAAGAAGAACCGTATACTAA
- a CDS encoding DUF2723 domain-containing protein: MQFTRINNLVGWVVCFIACTVYILTAEAGGSLWDCGEFVSSCFRLQIPHPPGAPLFVILGRIFIIVFGDNPMAAAKAVNVMSALASGFTILFLFWTITHFARRIINVKTTDTIHGGQLWSIMGAGVVGALAYTFSDSFWYSAVEGEVYALSSFFTAIVFWAILKWENHADEPGADRWIVFIFFMMGLSIGVHLLNLLTIPAIVMVYYFRKRENFKYELLRKWFLRLVAIGGVLAFIGALVAAKGEVSERNPSMDSTLAGLMILGTAAAIGLLFLVEGLNKQKKTIYGGIYIFFVLACVITGAVQVGVIQYTVKFAGTFDRWFVNGFGLPFFSGFAFFFLLLAALIWYGLKYAARKNWAYLRLGLWCITFMLIGYSTYVTTMIRSNANPSVDMYNVDNPISLVGYLGREQYGDFPLLYGQKFTARPIDLKSTGMRYQKARDKYIELGEDRRYVFAAEDKMVFPRVWDLNNDQNHQDYYAFYLGINRMNDGSWEREPTQADNVKFFFGYQINWMYFRYFMWNFSGKQNDNQGLFTGNVRDGNWITGISFIDKAIYGDQSLMPDSLKNNKANNKLFALPLILGLLGLFYHYKKRGDDFGVNFLMFFFTGFAIVLYLNQPGYQPRERDYAYVGSFYAFAVWIGLGVLKVGDWLSKAVKQASLSAMLATVICLLAVPVLMAQQEWDDHDRSKKTVAPDMARDYLESCAPNAILFTFGDNDTYPLWYAQEVEGVRRDVRVINYSLLGIDWYINQLRYKVNESAPIDVIWTAEQIEGGKRDYIEYRPDPNIPENRYYDLYDLMKNYVGADNADNNYSYPVKKVSLPVSREDVIKNGTANATDSIVNELRFEIGRNTLMKNDLAVLNIIAANKWQRPIYFTSPSLENIGFETFLRRDGLTYRLVPVENDRVNTDYMLDKVTNKFKFGSANVPGVYFDEENRRQLNSLRSAYADLALDLASKNRKDEAKKVLNQIDKMMLDENMPYGMASRGNLHNRNSLLFLEACYLAGDSTLANKVANSVKKDLEQQIKFYNSLTGRKAELMEPEKRGSENYLQAISQMQTMYNPRLQIPGKMMAADSAAQK, translated from the coding sequence ATGCAGTTTACCCGTATTAATAATCTGGTGGGTTGGGTAGTATGTTTTATTGCCTGTACCGTTTATATTTTAACCGCAGAAGCTGGTGGCAGCTTGTGGGATTGCGGTGAATTTGTGAGCAGTTGTTTTCGACTGCAGATTCCGCACCCTCCCGGCGCTCCGCTGTTTGTAATATTGGGTCGCATATTTATCATCGTTTTTGGCGATAACCCCATGGCTGCTGCAAAAGCAGTGAATGTCATGAGTGCCTTGGCCAGTGGTTTTACCATTTTATTCTTGTTTTGGACCATTACCCATTTTGCACGCAGAATCATCAATGTTAAAACTACTGATACCATTCATGGCGGTCAACTCTGGAGTATCATGGGTGCAGGTGTTGTAGGTGCACTGGCTTATACTTTCAGTGATTCATTTTGGTATAGTGCTGTAGAAGGTGAAGTATATGCATTGTCTTCTTTCTTCACTGCCATTGTATTCTGGGCCATCCTTAAATGGGAGAACCATGCAGATGAACCTGGCGCCGATCGTTGGATCGTCTTCATATTCTTTATGATGGGATTATCCATTGGTGTACACTTACTAAACCTATTGACCATTCCAGCGATCGTCATGGTTTATTATTTCCGTAAGCGTGAAAATTTCAAATATGAATTGTTGCGTAAATGGTTCTTACGTTTGGTAGCAATAGGCGGTGTATTGGCATTTATCGGTGCACTCGTTGCAGCTAAAGGAGAAGTATCGGAAAGAAATCCGTCTATGGACAGCACACTCGCGGGATTGATGATCCTGGGTACAGCTGCAGCCATTGGACTTTTATTCTTGGTAGAAGGATTGAATAAACAAAAGAAAACCATTTATGGCGGCATCTATATTTTCTTTGTATTGGCATGTGTGATCACAGGTGCAGTACAGGTAGGTGTTATCCAATATACAGTGAAGTTTGCAGGTACTTTTGATCGTTGGTTTGTCAACGGTTTCGGATTGCCCTTCTTCTCAGGATTTGCATTTTTCTTTTTGTTATTGGCAGCATTGATCTGGTACGGATTAAAATATGCTGCTCGTAAAAACTGGGCTTACTTACGTTTGGGATTATGGTGTATCACATTTATGCTGATCGGTTACAGTACTTACGTAACAACCATGATCCGTAGTAATGCCAATCCATCGGTAGACATGTATAATGTAGATAATCCGATCAGCTTAGTAGGTTATCTGGGTCGTGAGCAGTATGGAGATTTTCCATTGTTGTATGGACAGAAATTTACTGCTCGTCCGATCGATCTTAAGTCTACCGGCATGCGCTATCAAAAAGCAAGAGATAAATACATTGAGTTGGGTGAAGACCGTAGATATGTATTTGCTGCAGAAGATAAAATGGTTTTCCCGCGTGTTTGGGATCTGAATAATGATCAGAATCATCAGGACTACTATGCATTTTATTTAGGGATCAACAGAATGAATGACGGTAGCTGGGAACGTGAACCAACACAGGCTGATAATGTCAAATTTTTCTTTGGCTATCAGATCAACTGGATGTATTTCCGCTACTTTATGTGGAATTTCTCAGGTAAACAAAATGATAACCAAGGTTTGTTCACCGGCAATGTTCGTGATGGTAACTGGATCACCGGTATCTCTTTCATTGATAAAGCTATCTATGGTGATCAGAGTCTGATGCCTGATTCTTTAAAGAATAACAAAGCCAATAATAAACTTTTTGCGCTTCCGTTGATCCTGGGATTATTAGGTCTGTTTTACCATTACAAGAAGCGTGGGGATGATTTCGGTGTGAACTTCCTGATGTTCTTCTTCACAGGTTTTGCGATCGTACTATACCTCAATCAACCAGGATACCAGCCTCGTGAGCGTGATTATGCTTATGTAGGAAGTTTTTATGCGTTTGCAGTATGGATCGGATTGGGCGTACTGAAAGTAGGAGATTGGTTAAGCAAGGCTGTGAAGCAAGCCAGCCTCAGTGCTATGCTTGCAACGGTCATTTGCTTACTCGCAGTTCCTGTTCTAATGGCACAACAAGAATGGGATGATCATGACAGAAGTAAAAAAACAGTAGCGCCGGATATGGCCCGCGACTATCTTGAAAGCTGTGCACCTAATGCGATTTTATTTACGTTCGGTGATAACGATACTTACCCGCTTTGGTATGCGCAGGAAGTGGAAGGTGTGAGAAGAGATGTGAGAGTCATCAACTACAGCTTATTGGGAATCGATTGGTACATCAATCAGCTGCGATACAAAGTGAATGAAAGCGCTCCAATAGATGTGATATGGACAGCAGAGCAAATCGAAGGAGGAAAGCGTGATTATATCGAATACAGACCTGATCCGAATATTCCGGAGAATCGTTATTATGATCTGTACGATCTCATGAAGAATTACGTAGGAGCGGATAATGCAGACAATAACTATAGCTATCCGGTAAAAAAAGTATCTCTGCCAGTAAGTCGTGAAGATGTTATTAAAAACGGAACTGCGAATGCTACTGACAGCATCGTTAATGAACTTCGTTTTGAGATCGGTAGAAATACCCTGATGAAGAATGATCTGGCAGTATTGAATATCATTGCCGCTAATAAATGGCAGCGTCCGATTTATTTCACTTCACCATCTCTTGAGAATATCGGATTCGAAACATTTCTTCGTAGAGATGGCTTGACCTACAGATTGGTTCCTGTTGAGAATGATCGCGTGAATACGGATTATATGCTCGATAAAGTGACCAATAAGTTCAAGTTTGGTAGTGCCAATGTACCGGGCGTTTACTTTGATGAAGAAAATCGTCGTCAATTGAATAGTTTGCGTTCTGCTTATGCGGATCTGGCACTGGATCTGGCTAGTAAGAATCGTAAGGATGAAGCGAAAAAAGTATTGAACCAGATCGATAAAATGATGCTGGATGAAAATATGCCTTACGGTATGGCGAGCAGAGGAAACCTGCACAATAGAAATTCATTATTATTCCTGGAAGCATGTTATTTAGCAGGCGATAGTACGCTGGCCAATAAAGTGGCAAATTCTGTTAAAAAAGACCTCGAGCAGCAAATAAAATTCTATAATTCGCTGACAGGTCGCAAAGCTGAATTAATGGAGCCGGAAAAACGCGGATCTGAGAATTATCTTCAGGCGATCTCGCAAATGCAAACCATGTATAACCCACGATTACAAATTCCGGGTAAAATGATGGCTGCTGATTCTGCCGCTCAGAAATAG
- the mtaB gene encoding tRNA (N(6)-L-threonylcarbamoyladenosine(37)-C(2))-methylthiotransferase MtaB — translation MSQKRSVAFHTLGCKLNFSETSTLSRMLEQEGFEKKEFDDLADVYVINTCSVTDNADKECRQLVRRIQRRSPESFVVITGCYAQLKPKEIAEIPGVDLVLGAAEKFNIASHIQELSKGDPTRICSCDIDEVSGFNASFSQNDRTRTFLKVQDGCDYNCSFCTIPMARGKSRSDSIENVIKQAEILAGNGVKEIVLTGVNLGDFGKGPDGGRHQEDFYTLIQALDQVKGIERYRISSIEPNLLTNDIIAFVSNSNKFMPHFHIPLQSGSNEILGLMRRRYKRELYAERVALIKKLMPHCAIGVDVIVGFPGETDAHFQETFDFLHSLDVSYLHVFTYSERDHTKALEIQPVIPIPVRNERNKTLRNLSYMKMQYFTEQHNGQTRKVLFEAFEKNGMMEGYTDNYIRITTPYRKEWANEIVDWKIQ, via the coding sequence ATGAGTCAGAAGCGTAGCGTTGCATTTCATACATTAGGTTGTAAACTGAATTTTTCAGAGACTTCTACCCTTTCCCGTATGCTGGAACAGGAAGGCTTTGAAAAAAAAGAGTTTGATGATCTGGCAGATGTGTATGTCATCAATACATGTTCTGTAACAGATAATGCTGATAAAGAATGTCGTCAACTTGTCAGACGCATACAACGCCGAAGTCCGGAGAGTTTTGTGGTCATTACCGGATGTTATGCACAATTGAAGCCCAAAGAAATTGCTGAGATACCCGGTGTAGACTTAGTATTGGGCGCAGCGGAAAAATTCAATATCGCTTCTCATATTCAAGAACTGTCCAAAGGAGATCCTACCCGTATTTGTAGTTGCGATATTGATGAAGTCAGTGGATTCAATGCTTCCTTTTCACAGAATGACAGAACAAGGACCTTTCTCAAGGTACAAGACGGCTGTGATTATAACTGTTCATTTTGTACCATTCCTATGGCAAGGGGTAAAAGCAGAAGCGATAGTATCGAGAATGTGATCAAACAAGCAGAAATCCTGGCCGGCAATGGGGTCAAAGAAATCGTATTGACAGGTGTTAACCTTGGCGATTTTGGAAAGGGGCCGGATGGAGGCAGACATCAAGAAGATTTTTATACGCTGATCCAGGCATTGGATCAAGTGAAAGGCATCGAACGTTATCGCATATCATCCATTGAGCCGAACTTACTGACGAATGATATCATTGCTTTTGTATCGAACAGCAACAAATTCATGCCGCATTTCCATATACCCTTACAAAGTGGCAGCAATGAGATCTTAGGATTGATGCGCAGACGATATAAGCGTGAGCTGTATGCTGAGCGTGTAGCACTCATAAAAAAACTGATGCCCCACTGCGCAATTGGCGTTGATGTGATCGTTGGATTTCCCGGTGAGACTGACGCACATTTTCAGGAGACCTTTGATTTCCTTCATTCATTGGATGTATCCTATCTACATGTATTTACTTACTCCGAAAGAGATCATACCAAGGCATTGGAAATTCAACCTGTGATCCCGATTCCGGTTAGAAACGAGAGAAACAAAACATTGCGCAATCTCTCTTATATGAAAATGCAATACTTTACGGAACAGCATAACGGACAAACCCGTAAGGTGTTATTTGAAGCATTTGAAAAGAACGGAATGATGGAAGGATACACTGATAATTATATTCGTATCACAACTCCATACAGAAAAGAATGGGCCAATGAGATCGTGGATTGGAAGATCCAGTGA
- a CDS encoding sigma 54-interacting transcriptional regulator, with protein sequence MKIQHINTLGELKKSGYQSRSVKDEVRANLIRSIQSKENPFAGIIGYEDTVIPDTERAILSRHNMLFLGLRGQAKTRMARQMVDLLDEYIPIVAGSEVNDDPLQPMSKFARDLIAEHGDDTPIKWMHRSERYGEKLATPDVSVADLIGDIDPIKAANLKLSFADEKVIHYGIIPRSNRGIFVINELPDLQARIQVALFNILQEGDIQIRGFKLRMPLDILFIFTANPEDYTNRGSIVTPLKDRIQSQILTHYPKTIENSLAITEQEANISADQSSKVEVSDLVKRLIEQVAFEARNNEYVDKKSGVSARLTIAAYENAVSSAERRALIHQEKQTQIWISDLSGIIPAITGKIELVYEGEQEGPYQVALNLVDKAIRSQFVQYFPNPDQVKKKRSTGKKSVEEKEPENPYRSIIRWFDGGNHVDLLTDMKDEARIQALYQVDGLYAFVKKHFPQANEKQNALLMEFVLHGLAAYSLISKKTIEGRIEFKDLIGSMMNLGEMNFDSTDEDEDYN encoded by the coding sequence ATGAAGATTCAGCACATCAACACATTAGGCGAATTAAAAAAAAGTGGATATCAATCACGTTCCGTAAAAGATGAGGTCAGAGCAAATCTGATCCGTTCTATTCAATCGAAAGAGAATCCTTTTGCCGGAATCATTGGATATGAGGATACTGTGATCCCTGATACAGAACGAGCTATCTTAAGCAGACACAATATGCTTTTCCTTGGATTGAGAGGTCAGGCTAAAACAAGGATGGCCAGACAAATGGTAGACCTGTTGGATGAATATATTCCGATCGTAGCAGGCTCTGAGGTGAATGATGATCCTTTACAGCCCATGAGTAAGTTTGCGCGTGATCTGATAGCAGAACATGGAGATGATACGCCCATCAAATGGATGCATCGCAGTGAACGATATGGCGAAAAGTTAGCAACGCCTGATGTGAGTGTAGCGGATCTGATCGGAGATATCGATCCCATCAAAGCCGCCAATTTAAAATTGAGCTTTGCTGATGAGAAAGTCATTCACTATGGTATTATTCCAAGAAGCAACAGAGGTATTTTTGTGATCAATGAATTGCCGGATCTGCAGGCAAGAATTCAGGTAGCATTATTCAATATTTTGCAGGAAGGAGATATTCAGATCAGAGGGTTCAAGTTGCGGATGCCTTTGGATATTTTATTCATCTTCACTGCGAATCCGGAAGATTATACCAATCGGGGCAGTATTGTAACACCTTTAAAAGATCGTATCCAAAGTCAGATCTTAACGCACTATCCAAAGACCATTGAAAATTCGTTGGCCATCACCGAACAGGAGGCGAACATATCTGCAGATCAATCATCAAAAGTTGAGGTCAGTGATTTAGTGAAGCGGTTAATAGAGCAAGTTGCTTTTGAGGCGCGCAACAATGAATATGTAGATAAAAAAAGTGGCGTGAGCGCACGTTTAACGATTGCTGCGTATGAAAATGCAGTCAGCAGTGCAGAACGAAGAGCTTTGATCCATCAAGAAAAACAAACACAAATATGGATCAGTGACTTGAGTGGGATCATTCCCGCGATCACCGGAAAGATCGAGTTGGTATATGAAGGAGAGCAGGAGGGGCCTTATCAGGTTGCTTTGAATCTGGTAGATAAAGCGATCCGCTCTCAGTTCGTTCAATATTTCCCTAATCCTGATCAAGTCAAGAAAAAAAGAAGTACGGGTAAAAAATCAGTGGAAGAAAAAGAACCGGAGAACCCGTATAGGTCGATCATTCGTTGGTTTGATGGAGGGAATCATGTAGACCTCTTAACTGATATGAAAGATGAAGCACGCATTCAAGCCTTGTATCAGGTGGATGGACTGTATGCTTTTGTGAAAAAACATTTTCCTCAGGCCAATGAAAAACAAAATGCATTATTGATGGAGTTTGTTTTACATGGATTGGCTGCTTATTCACTCATCAGCAAGAAAACCATTGAAGGTCGTATTGAGTTCAAAGATCTCATCGGTAGTATGATGAATCTAGGAGAAATGAATTTTGATAGTACAGATGAGGATGAAGACTATAACTGA